A stretch of the Thermodesulfobacteriota bacterium genome encodes the following:
- a CDS encoding isoprenylcysteine carboxylmethyltransferase family protein yields DVRKPANSIVKTSVYSYTRNPMYLSLVILLIGVSIFLNTLWIAFMVPLFVIVMQKGVIEREEAYLEQKFGNEYTEYKKRVRRWI; encoded by the coding sequence GATGTCAGAAAACCAGCAAATTCAATAGTGAAAACAAGCGTGTATTCGTATACAAGAAACCCGATGTATCTTTCCCTGGTGATTCTTCTAATAGGTGTTTCCATTTTCTTAAACACATTATGGATAGCATTTATGGTCCCTCTATTTGTCATAGTTATGCAAAAAGGCGTGATCGAGAGAGAGGAAGCTTATCTTGAGCAAAAATTTGGTAATGAATATACAGAGTATAAAAAGCGCGTTCGAAGATGGATATAA